The Bombus huntii isolate Logan2020A chromosome 11, iyBomHunt1.1, whole genome shotgun sequence genome includes a window with the following:
- the LOC126871329 gene encoding proteasome adapter and scaffold protein ECM29 isoform X2, whose protein sequence is MAAPTDELILLERVFFRLGSADTDEQLQASVCKFLPPVLLKLSSGQEGVRKKVMELLIHINKRIKSRPQVQLPVETLLLQYQDPAASSFVINFTIIYIKLGYPRMEMQKQAELIPSVLNAIEGKPLSHQDSLLLIIMPALGHINIPVDPEKRASFLGLQDKLYVAKQLLNFMLDVLLLPYGAVGQMQNQQSDQAIDWSRFRVPLGLSEYAFKRVIGENPPTAEQLEQTKLGIVKFVAGGFFHDSDILIHLIVAAADTRFSVANLADLELKKIVNTLDWSSMHLAAPLYTLFLGTDTLGIHKDVKPEMKRLPAGIRIRLKLLHYLCRVTTGGFIVPPCIQVVFHSLQEGDGKTTNAKLKSMALQFTSNIVQQCSLAPLSRIAGIILNGMIKLIFEGEDVHHKMMAYTVIGQLGQRIPSVIDKNSNLLCHLFDTLVSTEGDLRRTVRDTLISITSAFVLNKDDEVNISLMNGLLSTYIESPESNVRFVAMHYAANVFPPDDIPSRYLLLLASGDEKHEIRTEATKVLYGTTHKNECDKQEGNQISLPDFPKLVTYIYSKMQARVSTTGNEKMNIENKVLPYSVTVFMEIITYLRICLAKSANVTKYNEPLQHPCEYTPLITHYLRNLSKDKLETLDQYLDMILIFSHASADQTTLQALLEVTGSVPQFATRIYENELSWLRTLLISTKLDVRQLVAKIYGIITTQLSNNEFGTQISEIMNIMDKNSLEAQHGSLLTLTCMMERRLVFKRNNMDNDFFNWDLYINVVKMICNFLHNNTILLMDAAIQSIGILGKICGLPLPDEGEGETNKKAIVEILFSALNNVKLNTKIKEKAALSLGYLCVGENFPHTSYIVNKIITTVKETKDIEIHLIMGEALVCCVQSEASPEKRDAWTTLPTEHKVPYSNISTKLLIQTLDELLRMYKDPHPNLRQAVCVWLLALLKYNIQRECIKEKFSSLHHAFMDFLSDDSDIVQDMAAKGLSLIHINSSKEQKELLVSSILDQFTQGRKSVQQVTSDTKLFEEGQLGKSPTNGNLSTYREICSLATELQKPDLVYYFMHLANHNAVWTSKKGAAFGFAAIAKVANEELNKYLPNIIPRLYRYQFDPTPKIQHSMSSIWRAIVPSTSKAVEQYHKEILNDITENLTNHEWRVRMSCCNALADLLRINVRLNLAKCAPELLKKLFRVMDDIHEGTRLAATNTTKALSRVCIRYCDSSYGKEGEEVLQAILPVLLDIGAVNVVSSVRTVSLQTVSQLVSRAGTLLKPSLVTLIPALLSTIGESENPNLSYLSNVCGTMSEARDAIDTIRASAAKEHYATETMTKCIQYIDTDILKELMPKVIELIKSSVGFGTKITCLHFIILLSTHFKQELQPYSGKVLNALMNGLLDRNSIVRKNNATAIGHIVGSAKESSLEKLFKTLNTWYMERDDSTKLVIGQTFQAINNYNQEVLKNYSSIVIPLTFFAMHAQKTQENESMMDLWTELWNEITPGTEAGIKQNIEPITNILRTSLESSSWNTKAQAANAVHTLAQKLGNDIDATVRNTLLKVLTDGLRGRTWDGKDRLLNALATLACNSKTALKENSGISADIVQILHRESKKEALDYRRHALHAFGTVLHELNIDKFKEVYEIVQEILSTLSRKDGDESLPSEERIKRDEIIKLYETVYEILGKAWPSYKDTQDKYCIEFITHYGKMFPVQSTTIQISMLSALNLFVDKLALLKINISELSIEEREKLNLICDTFNKILKHSIGISYTRIRKEALNIALSLGRKLRSTNNNEQFDKMILIIQEALPELTKDNEPEIRTRIIDIKEMLKI, encoded by the exons ATGGCAGCCCCTACGGATGAGCTGA TTTTACTTGAGCGAGTATTTTTCCGTTTGGGATCTGCAGATACTGATGAACAACTGCAAGCATCAGTATGTAAATTTTTGCCTCCAGTTTTGTTGAAGCTTTCTAGTGGTCAAGAAGGTGTTAGGAAGAAAGTAATGgaattattaattcatataaataaaagGATAAAGAGTAGACCTCAAGTCCAATTGCCAGTTGAAACACTTTTGTTACAATATCAAGATCCAGCTGCCAGCTCATTTGTAATT aattttacaattatatatataaaattaggCTATCCTAGAATGGAAATGCAAAAACAAGCAGAATTAATCCCAAGTGTATTAAATGCTATTGAAGGAAAACCTTTATCTCATCAAGACag tttATTACTTATAATTATGCCTGCATTGGGTCATATTAATATTCCTGTGGATCCAGAGAAACGAGCATCCTTTCTTGGTCTACAAGACAAACTATATGTAGCAAAACAATTACTCAATTTTATGCTTGATGTTTTATTGTTACCTTATGG agCTGTAGGACAAATGCAAAATCAACAGTCAGATCAGGCTATTGATTGGTCACGGTTTCGTGTACCACTAGGATTAAGTGAATATGCATTTAAACGGGTAATTGGTGAAAATCCTCCAACAGCAGAACAACTTGAACAAACAAAATTAGGAATTGTAAAATTCGTAGCTGGAGGGTTTTTCCATGATTCAGATATTCTTATACATTTGATAGTAGCTGCAGCAGATACCAGATTTAGTGTTGCTAATCTAGCAGACTtggaattaaagaaaattgttaa cACGTTAGATTGGTCTTCAATGCATTTAGCAGCACCActttatacattatttttgGGTACTGATACTTTAGGTATCCATAAAGATGTTAAACCAGAAATGAAACGATTGCCTGCAGGCATACGAATTCGtctaaaattattacattatctTTGCCGTGTTACTACAGGTGGTTTTATTGTACCACCATGTATTCag GTAGTTTTTCATTCCCTACAAGAAGGAGATGGAAAAACTACAAATGCAAAATTAAAGTCAATGGCATTGCAATTTACATCAAACATAGTGCAAca GTGTAGTCTTGCTCCATTATCTCGTATAGCAGGAATTATCTTAAATGGcatgataaaattaatttttgagGGTGAAGATGTTCATCATAAAATGATGGCATACACTGTTATTGGACAATTAGGACAAAGAATTCCATCAGTGATAGATAAAAATTCAAACTTGTTATGTCATTTATTTGATACACTTGTATCG ACTGAAGGTGATTTACGAAGAACAGTAAGAGATACACTGATTTCAATAACATCTGCATTTGTACTTAATAAAGATGACGAAGTTAATATATCTCTGATGAATGGATTATTATCTACATATATTGAGTCACCGGAATCCAATGTTAG ATTTGTGGCTATGCATTATGCTGCTAATGTATTTCCTCCTGATGATATACCTTCTCGTTATCTTTTACTATTGGCATCTGGAGATGAGAAACATGAAATAAGAACAGAAGCTACAAAAGTTTTATATGGTACTACACATAAAAATGAATGTGATAAACAAGAGGGTAATCAAATTTCATTACCAGATTTTCCAAAACTTGTAacttatatttattcaaaGATGCAAGCAAGGGTGTCAACTACTGGTAATGAAAAAATgaacatagaaaataaagtaCTTCCTTATAGTGTTACTGTATTTATGGAG atAATTACTTATCTCCGTATTTGTTTAGCAAAAAGTGCTAATGTTACTAAATACAACGAACCATTGCAACATCCTTGTGAATATACGCCATTAATTACAcattatttaagaaatttatctAAAGATAAACTAGAGACATTAGATCAGTATCTTGatatgattttaatttttagtcaTGCTTCTGCAG ATCAAACTACACTACAAGCTTTATTGGAAGTGACTGGTTCTGTTCCACAGTTTGCAACAAGAATTTATGAGAATGAGTTATCATGGCTTCGTACTTTGCTTATATCTACTAAGTTAGATGTAAGACAACTGGTTGCTAAAATTTATGGCATAATAACTACTCAACTTTCCAATAATGAGTTTGGAACTCAAATTTCTGAGATTATGAACATCATGGATAAAAATTCTTTAGAAGCTCAACATGGCTCATTACTAACTTTAACGTGTATGATGGAAAGGAGACTagtttttaaaagaaataacatGGACAATGATTTCTTTAACTGGGATCTGTACATTAATGTTGTGAAAAtgatat gcaattttttacacaataatacaattttgttAATGGATGCCGCAATTCAGAGTATTGGTATTTTGGGGAAAATATGTGGGTTACCATTACCTGATGAAGGCGAGggagaaacaaataaaaaggcaattgtagaaatattattttcagcattgaataatgtaaaattaaatactaaG ATTAAAGAAAAAGCTGCACTTTCATTAGGTTATTTGTGCGTAGGGGAAAATTTTCCTCATACATcatatatagtaaataaaataattacaactGTCAAGGAG acAAAAGACATTGAAATCCATTTGATCATGGGAGAAGCATTGGTTTGTTGTGTTCAAAGTGAAGCATCTCCAGAAAAACGAGATGCTTGGACAACATTACCAACTGAACATAAAGTACCTTACAGCAATATCAGTActaaattattaatacaaaCATTGGATGAATTACTTCGAATGTATAAAGATCCGCATCCTAATTTGAGACag GCCGTCTGTGTGTGGTTATTAGcacttttaaaatataatatccaAAGGGAGtgtattaaagaaaaattttcatCATTACATCATGCATTCATGGATTTTCTTTCAGATGATAGTG aTATAGTGCAAGATATGGCAGCAAAAGGACTTAGTTTGATACATATTAATAGTAGCAAGGAACAAAAGGAACTTCTAGTTTCTAGCATACTAGATCAATTTACACAAGGACGTAAAAGTGTACAACAAGTTACATcagatacaaaattatttgaagAAGGTCAATTAGGAAAATCTCCAACAAA tgGTAATTTATCAACGTATAGAGAAATTTGTTCCTTGGCTACAGAATTACAAAAACCTGATTTAGTATACTACTTCATGCATCTAGCAAATCATAATGCAGTATGGACATCTAAAAAAGGTGCTGCATTTGGATTTGCAGCAATTGCTAAAGTTGCAAACGAagagttaaataaatatttacccAATATAATTCCACGCTTATACAGATATCAATTCGATCCTACTCCCAAGATTCAGCATAGTATGTCTAGTATTTGGCGTGCGATTGTTCCATCAACAAGTAAAGCT GTTGAACAATATCATAAAGAAATTTTGAATGATATAACTGAAAATTTAACAAATCATGAATGGCGAGTACGAATGAGTTGTTGCAATGCACTTGCAGATTTATTAAGAATAAATGTTCGTTTAAATTTGGCGAAATGTGCTCCAGAACTACTGAAGAAACTGTTTCGAGTAATGGATGATATTCATGAGGGTACTCGATTAGCTGCTACAAATACAACTAAAGCATTAAGTAGA GTTTGCATTCGATATTGTGATTCTTCCTATGgtaaagaaggagaagaagttCTACAAGCAATTTTACCTGTGTTATTAGATATCGGAGCTGTGAACGTTGTAAGCAGCGTAAGAACGGTATCTTTACAAACAGTATCTCAGTTAGTTTCAAGAGCAGGTACCCTGCTTAAGCCATCTTTAGTTACACTAATTCCTGCTCTCTTAAGTACAATTGGCGAATCAGAAAATCCAAATTTATCATATTTGAGTAATGTATGTGGAACAATGTCAGAGGCACGAGATGCTATTGACACGATCAGAGCTAGTGCTGCTAAGGAGCATTATGCCACTGAAACAATGACAAAA TGTATACAGTACATTGATACAGACATTTTAAAGGAATTAATGCCAAAAGTgatagaattaataaaatctagtGTTGGTTTTGGAACAAAAATTACATGTTTGCACTTTATCATTCTTTTGAGTACTCACTTCAAACAAGAGTTACAACCTTATAGCG gtAAAGTTCTAAACGCGCTAATGAATGGATTATTGGATCGTAATTCTATCGTTCGGAAAAATAATGCAACAGCTATTGGACATATAGTCGGGTCAGCAAAAGAATCAAgtcttgaaaaattatttaaaacactTAATACATGGTATATGGAACGAG ATGATTCAACTAAGTTAGTAATTGGACAAACGTTCCAagctataaataattataatcagGAGGTATTAAAGAATTATTCGAGTATTGTTATACCTCTTACTTTCTTTGCAATGCATGCACAAAAAACACAAG AAAATGAAAGTATGATGGATTTATGGACCGAACTATGGAACGAAATTACTCCAGGAACCGAAGCAGGAATTAAACAAAACATAGAAccaataacaaatattttacgcACGTCATTAGAATCGTCATCGTGGAATACGAAAGCACAAGCGGCTAATGCAGTTCATACGTTAGCACAAAAGTTAGGGAACGATATTGATGCGACTGTAAGAAATACTTTGTTAAAGGTTTTAACGGATGGATTACGCGGAAGAACTTGGGATGGAAAAGATCGTTTGTTAAATGCCCTTGCTACGTTGGCATGTAATAGCAA GACAGCTCTCAAAGAGAACAGTGGAATATCTGCGGATATAGTACAAATATTACATCGGGAAAGTAAAAAGGAAGCTTTAGACTATCGCCGACACGCATTACATGCTTTTGGTACAGTTTTGCATGAACTAAATATCGATAAGTTTAAAGAGGTATACGAAATTgttcaagaaattttatcaacg CTATCAAGGAAAGATGGAGATGAATCATTACCCTCtgaagaaagaataaaaagagatgagatcataaaattatatgaaactgTTTACGAAATACTTGGAAAAGCTTGGCCATCTTACAAAGACACTCAGG ACAAATATTGTATAGAATTTATAACTCATTACGGTAAGATGTTTCCTGTTCAATCTACAACAATACAAATATCCATGCTATCAGCACTTAATTTATTTGTGGATAAACTTGCTTtacttaaaataaatatttcggaATTGTCGAttgaagaaagagaaaagttaAATTTGATTTGTGAcacgtttaataaaattttaaaacataGTATAG gTATTTCGTATACCAGAATAAGAAAGGAAGCCTTAAATATAGCTCTATCTCTTGGCAGAAAATTACGGTCTACAAACAATAATGAacaatttgataaaatgatcTTAATAATTCAAGAGGCATTACCAGAGTTAACGAAGGATAATGAGCCAGAAATTCGAACTAGAATCatcgatattaaagaaatgcTGAAAATATga